Below is a genomic region from Paludisphaera rhizosphaerae.
AACCGCGTGAGGAACGTAGCCTCCTCCACGGCCGAATCACCGCCGCCCACCACGGCGATCTCTTTCCCCTTGTAGAGGGCGCCGTCGCAGGTGGCGCAGGTGGTCACGCCATTGCCCCGGTAAGGGCCTTCAACTCCCAACCAGCGCGCCGAGGCGCCGGTGGCGATGATCAGGGCGTCGGCGGTGTAGGTGCGAATGTCCCCGCTGGTGGGGTCGCCGCTAGGGTCGTCGGTCGTTTTGACGGTGAAAGGCCGCTTTGAAAGATCAGCCTCGAACACGGTCTCCCACCGTGTGTCGGCTCCAAAGCGCTGGGCCTGCTTCCGCATAAGCTCCATCAACTCGGGGCCTTCCACGCCTTCTGGAAAGCCAGGAAAGTTGTCGACCGACGTCGTCAGCGTGAGCTGACCGCCGGGTTCCTTCCCTTCGAAGACGAGGGGAGCCAAGTTGGCCCGTGCGGCGTAGATGGCGGCGGTCAGCCCGGCAGACCCCGATCCAATGATAATCACGGCCGAATGAGCAGCAGCAGACATCGTCACCCTTTCCGAGCCAGGCGGACCGCGTACCGGTTCGCTCCGTCCTCAACGGGAACGGACTCCCGCAAGGTGGGCGACGACCGGGATCGGCAGGATGAGTTGCGGAAGCGTGCGACGCCTTCTCGCAACAAATCCGAGCAAACTCGCCGATCGACCCCCAATCGTAGGAGCTTATGACCTAGATTTCCAGCAGAGTCCCCCGATGAGCGGGGTCGGGCGTCGCCGGAGCGAGGGCTTCGGGGCGGGGATCAGAGCAACACGGACGGCTGGAGGGGTTGAATCGATGCTGGTTCTCACGAGAAAGCTCATGGAACGGCTCTACATCGGCGACGACGTGTGCATTACCGTCGTCCGCCTGGAGGGCGGCCAGGTCCGGCTGGGGATCGAGGCCCCGCGCGAGGTGGCCGTGGTCCGAGCCGAACTCCTGCCGGAGCGAGGAACGCGCCGCTCCCGCGTCGACGGCGCCGACGAGGAGTCGATTACGCGCCCACAAGCCTCGGCTCGTGGAATCGATATCCAACGCCGCGGACGGTTTCGATGAGGTCGCCGGCCTCGCCCAGCTTCTTGCGAAGACTCTTGACGTGGACGTCGATCGTCCGCTCCAGGACCACGGCGTCCTCGCCAATGGCGGCGTCCATTAGCTCATAGCGCGTGAACGCGCGACCCGTCTGACGCAGTAGCACCTCCAGGAGGCGGAACTCCGTTGGGGTGAGCGTCAGCTCCTGGTCGCGAAAGAAGGCCCGGTGGCTGTGGCGGTCGATCATCACGCCCTGGCTGGAAACCTGCGCTGCGGCCGGAGCCTCCTCGCGAGCCTGCGCCCGCCTCAGCTCCTTTTTGATCCTCTGGATCAGGACCTTCATGCTGTAGGGCTTCGTCACGTAGTCGTCGGCACCGGTGGCGAAGCCGACGAGCTGGTCCGACTCCTCCGCGCGAGCCGTGACCATGACGACGGGAATGTCCTTCGTCTTCGCATCCGACTTCAACTCGCGGCAGACGTCCAGGCCCCCCTTGAGAGGCAACATGAGGTCGAGCACGATCAGGTCGGGGGATTTCAGCCGCGCTTGGCGGAGCCCCTCAACCCCGTCGGACGCCACGGTCGTCTCGTAGCCTTCTCGTTCCAGGTTGATGCGAAGAACTTCGACGAGCGATCGCTCGTCCTCAACGATCAGGATCTTGGGCTTCGGCATTTGGGTCGCGTCCGGTTGCGAGGGGGGATTCTTGCGCAAGTATACTGGCGGGCTTGCGGCGACGATGAAGCCTGCATGAAGAAATCATGAATCCCGCCTGGGTTCCCCAATCCCCGCGAACCGATCGGCCATGAGAACCGTGGAACGCGCCAGAATCTTCGCCCCAAAAACCAGTGCGTGCTCGTCGATGTCGAACGAGGGGGAATGCAGGTGGTGCACAGGGGCGTCGGGCCCGGCCGTCCCCAGGCGAAGCAGGCAACCGGGCGCCTGGGTCAGGTAGCCCGAGAAATCCTCGCCCCCCATGCTGGGGAAGCGGATCTCGTCGAGGTTCTCCGCCCCAACCACCTCGACGGCCGCGCGTCGACAGACGGCGGTGACCTCGGGGTCGTTGTAGACGCCGTCGGTGCTGTTGTTCAAACTCAGCTCGAATTGAGTTTCGGTGGCTGCGCCGAGGCCGTCCGCGATCTGTTGCAACCGCTCGGCCACCCGCTGGGAGGCCGGTCGCGAGAGCGTTCGGATTGTCCCTTTGAGCACGACTTCCTCAGGGATGACGTTGCAACTCGACCCAGCCTGGATCGCGCCGAAGGTCACGACCGTGGGGTCGCGGGAGTCAACGCTGCGCGGGATCGATTGGTAGACGGTCGTGATGAACTGAGCCGCGGCCAGAAGTGGGTCTCGGGAGAGGTGCGGCCGGGCCGCATGGCCTCCGACGCCCCGAACGGTCACGTTGAGGTCGTGGCAGAACGCGGTCAACTCATGGGAACGACAGCCGACGCGTCCCACCTGCCGTTCAGGGTCGACGTGCAGTGCGGTGATCGCCTTGACGCCGACCATCGCGCCGGCAGCGACCATTTCATAGGCCCCCTCGCCAACCTCCTCCGCCGGCTGGAAGACAGCACGCCAGGAGCATGAGGCCGGCAAGGCTCCACGGCAATCCCAGAGCGCCTCCGCCGCCGCGAGGGCCATCGCGGTGTGAGCGTCATGGCCGCAGGCGTGCATGACGCCGTCTCGTGTCGAGTGGTAAGAAACGTCCTTGGCGTCCGGGATTGGCAGAGCGTCGATGTCGGCCCGAAAGGCGACGAGCGGGCCCTGAGCCTCGTGAAGAGTCCCCGCGAGAATCCCCCGGCGCGAGGGGACGATCGAGAAAGGTATCCCCGTCTCGGCGAGCCTGTCGGCGAGGAACCGGGTGGTCTGATATTCCTCGCGGCTGAGTTCGGGGTTGGCGTGGAGGCTGCGGCGGACGTTACGCATCCGCTCGGTTCGGGATTCGATCGCGCGATCCAGGATCGATCGCCAGTCGGACATCGCTCGTTCGCCTCCCGACGTGATCCGAGACCGGTCTCAGCGGCGGACTCGGCGCTTGACCCAGCGGCCGGCCTCGGCCGCCGAGCGAAGGCCCGGAATCCGGTCGAACCACGCCGTCGTAATATCGCTGGCTGAACTACGTTGGAAGCCGAGATTCGGAGCCGCGACGAGCGTGAGCACGTCGGGGTTGAGGTTCCGGAACCAGGAGTAGGCTCCGTCGACGTGCATCGGTCCCCCGTCGGGCGATCCCGGGGGACGCTGCAGGATGGCCTCCAGGCAGTCGACGACGCGCGGAACCACGTCGCCGCGAATCGCCAGGAAATGCGTCGTGCGGATCGGCCCAGTGAACGGACGAAGAGGTTCCTCCGCACCGTCCTCGAACGATTCAAGCTGATGGCCGAAGTAGGCGAATCCCCAGGGCTCGCGACGGAGGATCTCCCGGATGACGTCGCCCTGACGCACGAAATCGTCGGCGATCTCCAGGTCGTCCTCCATGATCAAGACGTCGCCGGCTCCCTCAGCCTGCACCCGCTTTAGGATGCCGAGATGGCTGAGAAAGCAGCCCCGAGAGCCGATGTTGGGGAAGCCTCCCGGCGAGTCGGGTTTCACTGCGGGAAAGAACTCGACGCGATCACGCCAGCCTTCAAGGCCGACGCGCTCGAACATGGCCCGCGTCTCTTTCCGGCGGTCGCCTCGTTGCGGCAGGTTGATGACGTAGGCCCGGCTGAAGCAGTCGAGGATGGGCATCGCGGATCCAGATCGGTGTGCGAACGAATGGGAGCGCGCATGACGCCCCAAACCAGGATAGTTCGGGGCCGGCACCTCGGCAAGTCGCTGTGACGCCCGGGACTCAGCCGATGCGCCCAGTGATGTAGGCCTCGGTCCTCGAATCCCTGGGGTTCGTGAAGAGGACGTCGGTGGGGCTGAACTCGACGAGGATGCCCGTGCGGTGGCCGGCGGCGGCGTCTTCGTCGGGCATGAGACAGGCGGTGAAGTCGCTGACGCGGCGGGCCTGGGCCATGTTGTGGGTGACGATGACGATGGTGTAGTCGTCCTTCAAATCGTCCATCAGATCCTCGACGCGGGCCGTCGAGATCGGGTCGAGCGCGGAGCACGGCTCGTCCATGAGGATGACCTCGGGCTCCACGGCCAGCGTTCGGGCGATGCAGAGCCTCTGCTGCTGGCCGCCGGAGAGTTCCAGTCCAGAGCGGTGGATCTTGGTTTTGACCTCGTCCCACAAGGCAGCCCGGCGGAGCGATCGCTCGACCAGTTCATCCATGTCGCCGCGGTAGCCGTTGATCCTCGCGCCCCAGGCGATGTTGTTGTAGATGCTCTTCGGGAAAGGATTGGGCTTCTGGAAGACCATTCCGATCCGTCGCCGAAGTCCCACAGCGTCGATCTTCGGGCCGGTGATCGACTCTCCGTCGAATCGGATTTCCCCCTCCATCCGGGCGTCCGCGATCAGGTCGTTCATCCGGTTGAAGCAGCGCAGCAGGGTGCTTTTGCCGCAGCCGGATGGCCCGATCAAGGCCGTGATCTTGTGCCGGGGAATCGCGATGTCGACCCCCTTGAGCGCCAGCGACGGACCGTACCATACGTGGAGGCCGATGGTCTGGAGCACGGCCTCCGGGGTGGAGGCGGCGGAAGAGGCCGGCGTCGGGGACGTGGTCGGGGCGCTCATAGGCGTCTCGGCGGGGGGTTGGGAGGCGTTGAGGCGATGAAACTCATCGGCGGCGTCGGAAGCGGTTGCGAATCAGAATGGCCACGGCGTTCATCGAAAGCAGAATGGCCACCAGGATCAGGATACCGCCGCCGGCGACCGCCTGGAACGCCCGGTCCGGCTCCTTGGCGTAGTTGTAGATTTCGACAGGGAGCGCCGTATATCGGTCGAGCGGACCTCGGGGCGCCCGCAGCAGCGAGCCTGCCGCGCCGACCAGCAGCAGCGGCGCCGTCTCGCCGATGGCCCGTGAGAGCCCCAGGATGGTCCCCGTCAGAATCCCCGGCAGCGCGGCCGGAACGACGTGGCCGCTGATCACCTGCCATCGCGTGGCCCCCAGCGCCAGCGCGGCCTGTCGGAGCGACGGCGGCACTGTCCGGAGAGCCTCCTGGGTGGTGATGACGATCGTTGGCAGAATCAGAAGAGAAAGCGTCAAAACGCCCGCCAGCAGGCTCGGCCCGAGGGCCAGTCCCTTCATACCGAAGGCTCGGACGAACAGCGAGAGCCCCAGGATCCCGTACACGACCGAAGGAACACCCGCCAGGTTGGCGATGTTCGTCTGAATCATCCGGCGAGTTCGACCCGCCGGCATGTATTCTTCCAGGAAGACCCCCGCGCTGATGCCCACGGGAATGCCGACCACGGCGACAAGCCCTAGCAGCCACAGGCTGCCGATGACCCCGACGTGATACCCCGCGATCGCCGGGTTGCTCGAAGGTCGATTGGCCAGCAGCCGACGGAGAAGCGAGGCGAGTTCGCGGGCGTTCGACGCTACGTCGTACCACGGAGCGTGGGGAGGTCCCGAAAGAGCCGCGGCGAGGATTGCCGCCATCAAGGCGGTCAGCACGATGACGCCGGTGAGGGTCGCCAGCAGGCAAGCCGCGCCGAAGGCGGGGCCCAGCCATCTCCGGAGCCGGCGGTGCGGCCGGAACTTGTCGGCAGGCGCCACGCTCATTGATAGACCTCGCGATAGCGCCTGAGAACCATGTTGGAGAGGATGTTCAGCGTCAGCGTGATTCCGAACAGGGCCAGCCCCACGGCAAAGAGCGACAGGTATTTCGACGACCCGTAAGAGGCCTCGCCCCCGACGACCTGAACGATGTAGGTGGTCATCGTCTCGACCGAAGTCAGGGGATTGAGCCTGATCTGAGGAATCATCCCCGCCGCAAGCACGACGGCCATCGTCTCGCCGACGGCCCGGCTGATCGCCAGGATAAAGGACGCGAACACCCCCGAGAGCCCCGCCGGCAGCACGATCCGCGTCGAGACCTCGAACTTCGTCGCTCCCAGTCCATAGGCGGCTTCGCGAAGTCCCTGAGGAACCGCCGAGAGTACGTCCTCGCTCAGGGACGAGACCAGCGGAACGATCATCACGCCCACGACGATGCAGGCCGAGAGGGCGTTGAATTGCTCCACTCGCAGGCCCAGCGGTTCCAGAAGGGCCTTGAGCAAGGGCGTAACCATCAGCAGAGCCAGATAGCCGTAGACGATCGTCGGCACGCCGGCCAGGAGTTCGAGCGTCGGCTTGAGGATGCTTCGCACCATCCGCGGGGCGTATTCACTGAGGTAGATCGCGCTCATCAGGCCGATCGGCAGCGCGATGCACGAAGACCCCAGGGCGATGACGAACGTCCCCCAGACCAGCGGCAAGATGCCGAATTTCGGCGGCGTGGCCTCAGGCTTCAGGACGGAGCCCAGCAGGAAGTCGGCGACGCTGATTTTCGCGTGGAGGAAGAACTCGACGCTCTGCACCAGCAGGACCAGCAGAATGCCCAGGGTCGTCAGGATGGTGACCGCGCCGCAGAAGCCCAGAGCGACCGGCGCAACGACCTCGGCGAACAGGGCGAACCGGGACTGCCCTCCCCAGGGATCGTCGGGGGAGGGCGTCTCGCGAAGCGTCGTAGGCTCGGCCGGAGAGGAACGGTCGGGAGGCATCGGATGCTCAGGGGGTAGACGGCTTGGCGACCGCCTGGGCGGCGTCGTCCCCGGACTTAGCGGTCAGGCTCGCCAGGGCGGCCTTGTTCGCCTCGATGTCTTCCGGGGTGGGAGGATCGTACCGCCCCGTCACGGCGAGAGTCGAGACATTGTCGAGATAGTAGCTCAAGAAACTCGCCATCTCGGGCCGCTTCGTCGACGAGTTCTTGACGAAGATGTAGAGCGGTCGCGAGAGAGGCTTGTAGGACTTGTCGGCGATCGTCTCAGGGCTGGGAGCCACGGGAGGCGCCTCGGCTCCGGCCTGAACCGCGAGAGCCTTGAGGCGTTCCTTGTTATCCGCGTAGTAAGCATAGCCGAAGTAGCCGAGACCGTCCGGATCCCCGACCACGCCGTTGACCAGGATGTTGTCGTCGGAACTTTGCTGCACGCCATCGCGCGGGTGCTTCCCCTTGCCGAGAATCGCCTCGACGAAGAACTCGAACGTCCCGGAGTCGTTGTCAGGCGAGTAGAGGACGATCTTGCGATCCGGCCACGAGGGATCAAGATCCTTCCAGGTCACGACCTTGGAGTCCGCCTCCCACAACTTCTTCAATTGATCGACGGTGATCGAGCGAGCGAAATCGTTCTTGGCATTCACCGCGAGCGTGATTCCGTCGTAGCCGACGACGAAGCGGGTCCATTCCAGGGCCTGACTCCACGCCTTCTCCTTCTCGTCGGGCTTGGCGTCGCGGGAGGCGTCGACGATGTCGACCTCCCCCTGGAGGTATCGGCCGAAACCGCCGCCGGTGCCGTGGTTGTCGACCACGACCGTCACGTCGGGGTCGACGCTCGCGAACGCCTCCTGCGCCGCCTTGCTAATGCGGAAAACCGTGCTGGAGCCGTCGACCACAATCGTCGGCGCCGGGGACGTAAGCCCGCCCCCCGAACCGCAGCCGGCGAGGCAGCCCACAAGCGTCGTCAGAATCGGAAGCCGCACAAGTTCAGGCCAAGGCCGCATGGATGTTCGATCCTTCGGGTCATAGAGAGGTCGGGACTCGCGGGCCCGTGAACGTCCCGACGATTCCGGTCTCTACCAAGTTTACCCGTCTTTGATGAAAATCTTGTGAAGACGCCATGACGTTGCCGAGCGTTCGAACCGTGCGCTTCGTTCTAACGTCCAGTGTACACTGATGCGGGGAGACTCGTTGCGGGCAAGGTTCGCGACCTACCGGGGGATGGTGTTCGATGATCGTGGTCAATGACCGAGTTTCGCTGGAGGAGGCGGAGCTCGACTTCGAGTTCATCCGTTCGTCGGGCCCCGGCGGTCAGAACGTGAACAAGGTCTCGACGGCCGTTCGGCTGCGTTTCGACGCGACCAACTCGCCCTCGCTGCCGGAGGACGTGCGTCGCCGTTTGCTGACTCTGGCCGGCCGTCGGATCGGCGGCGACGGCTTCTTGACGATCCTCGCCCAGACCGCGCGAACTCAGGACGCCAACCGCCGCGAGGCCGTCGATCGCCTCGTCGAGTTGATTGCCAAGGCCTGTGAGCGTCCCAAGCCGCGTCGCCCGTCCAGGCCGACCCTCGGCTCTCAGAAACGTCGACTGGAATCGAAGCGAAAGCATAGCGAGACCAAATCCAGGCGGCGGGACAGCAACTCGTCCGACGATTGAGTCGCCGGCCCGCGTTTCATCCCCCGGAGATGATGCGACGTTCCATCTCACGTCGGCGGGCCGCCGACGGTGCGGCCTGAGCCATATGAAAGGGTCCCGCGTGGATGGGGCCGTCTCGTAAGCGATCTCGGAGATGCTGCCAGATGCCTGGGTTCCTGTACCCGGCCTGAACGGTGTCGAGGATCGTCCCGACCGGGGCATCCCACAGCACTCCGAGCGCCGAGTAAAGGACCGCGCGGACGTCGTCGGCCTGACGCTCGGTGATCTCCGCGGGCTCATGGACGGTGTCGAAGTCGATCCATCGGGCGCTCGAGGATTCCGGGTCGTGGACGACGTTGCGGAGTGTGGCGTCGCCGTGGCAGAGAGGCCCGTCCGGTCCGAGCGTACCATGCAATTCGTGTAGGGCGTGGACCACAGCCGAGAGCGCACGCAGCCGTTCCTCCACGGGAACCAAGGCGTCAGCGCAGTGATCGGCGGCCAGTCGGCCCGGCCAGAAGGGCAAGAGCAGCCATCCTTGGTCGTCCACCGTGCACTCGACGCCATACAAACGACGGTGAACCTCCATCTCCCGGGCTTGCCACGGGACGTCGGGGAGTACCTGGACCCCGGCGCGAAGCCACCGCAGATAGCCATTCTCGACCGGAATCAGCCAGCGTGCGAACCAATGGCGTCGTTTGGCCAGGCAACACCTGCCATCGGCCGCACGCCGGGGTGCGACCGAGTTCAGGCGCAACTTCGCCAGCAAGGGCCCGAGCCACGACGAAATCCCAAACCTCGCCACGAAACACCACCGGGGAACGCCCCCCGTCGCGAGCGGATGCGCCTAACCCACGTCGACCTGCGGAGCCGCGTGGCGGATCTGGTCGTGGTAGTGGACTCGCCCCCGAAAGCTGACGATCGCCCACCCGTACTTCAGGAACGTCCGCAGATATCCCCAGCGCTGGAGTTCCATCCGACGCCCGGAGCTCAGGGCGACCCTGGAACGATCGTAGACGAAGCGGCGAGGGCGTGCACGGTAAAGGCCCGCGAGGATCGGCCACTCCTCGCCGATGGCGACGCGCTCGTCAAAGGGGCCGAATTCATCAAACGCCTCCCTCGTGCAAAACATGCAGGCGGGCATCGCCTTGGCGCGGGGGAGTGGAAGCCGTCGGACGGTGTTCCAGAAGCCCCACCAGCAACGCGCCCGCAGGCCGCCGTCGAGCGCCCCGAGTCTCGTGATTCCAGCCTCGAATCCGTGCTCGTCGCAGAGCGTCGCGATCCGTCGAAGTCCATCAGCGGGGGGATGCGTATCGGCGTCGAGAAAGACCAGGATCCTCCCTCGCGCTCGCCTGACCCCGAGGTTCCGCGCCCGGGCCGCGCCTCGAACCTCGCACTTCACCACCACAACCCCGTGATCGGCCGCATATTGCTCAAGCAAGGCGGGAGTGCCATCACTGCTGCCGTCGTCGACGACGACCACTTCGACATCCCCCGGCGCGGCGAACTCGTCGATCGCTCGCAGGACCGATTCCAGGGTCTCCCCAAGAAGCGCCGCTTCGTTACGAGCCGGAATCACCACAGACAGGGCCGGCCCGTCGGAGCGATCAGACATGGCAGATCCTCGTTCATTGGAAACGGGAACCCGTGCTGAGAATCAGGAGGTCTCGACTGATCCACATTGCCGCGTCAGTCTCCGACTCCAAGCGGTCCACACGCAGCCCGGCCTCCTCGGCGATCGCCCGAACTTCCGATCGCGTGAAAACTCGTCGCGACTCCATCGAGTTTTTCACAGCCGGAACGAGGCCGATCGCCCGGCAGAGCCTAAAGGCGGCCGGCCCCTGGATCCAGCCCCGTCCTCGAAGAAGCGCCCTTCCGAACGCTCCTCGATAGGTGGTTTGGACCACGATCACTCGCCTGTTCGCCACGCGCGCGGCTTCACGCAGGATCGCCGAAGGATCATCTGTGTAGCTGAGAACGTGAATCAGCAGGCAGACGTCGACGGCCCCGTCCGCCAGCGGGAGAACTCTCCCATCGAAGAGAATCGGCTCTTCTCCGCCGACGTGGAAGTCGACGACGTCCGCCTGAAGGCAACTCCCTCCGACGACCCGAACCAACGCTTCGGCGTTATGGCCTGTTCCTGAACCAATATCGAGGAGTCGCCCGCCTCGGGGCAGGTACGGCGCCAGTCGTTGGGCCAGACGTTCTCCCCGACGTTCCAGTAGGCGATTGAAAAGTCGACGAGCCGACAGCGTCACGACGTCCCCACGATTTCCGAGAACAGGGTCGGCGTTCGCCCCTCCGCCAGCAGCCGCTCGACGACCCGAAGGCACCGTGGCAGCCAGCGGCGGTCAACGTCAAGCGGGTGGATGACGACGCAAGGGAGCGACGCGGGCCGCACGGCACGGGCGCTAGCTCCAAGCCGTTCGCCG
It encodes:
- a CDS encoding BUD32 family EKC/KEOPS complex subunit is translated as MDDQGWLLLPFWPGRLAADHCADALVPVEERLRALSAVVHALHELHGTLGPDGPLCHGDATLRNVVHDPESSSARWIDFDTVHEPAEITERQADDVRAVLYSALGVLWDAPVGTILDTVQAGYRNPGIWQHLRDRLRDGPIHAGPFHMAQAAPSAARRREMERRIISGG
- a CDS encoding M20 metallopeptidase family protein, with translation MSDWRSILDRAIESRTERMRNVRRSLHANPELSREEYQTTRFLADRLAETGIPFSIVPSRRGILAGTLHEAQGPLVAFRADIDALPIPDAKDVSYHSTRDGVMHACGHDAHTAMALAAAEALWDCRGALPASCSWRAVFQPAEEVGEGAYEMVAAGAMVGVKAITALHVDPERQVGRVGCRSHELTAFCHDLNVTVRGVGGHAARPHLSRDPLLAAAQFITTVYQSIPRSVDSRDPTVVTFGAIQAGSSCNVIPEEVVLKGTIRTLSRPASQRVAERLQQIADGLGAATETQFELSLNNSTDGVYNDPEVTAVCRRAAVEVVGAENLDEIRFPSMGGEDFSGYLTQAPGCLLRLGTAGPDAPVHHLHSPSFDIDEHALVFGAKILARSTVLMADRFAGIGEPRRDS
- a CDS encoding glycosyltransferase; translated protein: MSDRSDGPALSVVIPARNEAALLGETLESVLRAIDEFAAPGDVEVVVVDDGSSDGTPALLEQYAADHGVVVVKCEVRGAARARNLGVRRARGRILVFLDADTHPPADGLRRIATLCDEHGFEAGITRLGALDGGLRARCWWGFWNTVRRLPLPRAKAMPACMFCTREAFDEFGPFDERVAIGEEWPILAGLYRARPRRFVYDRSRVALSSGRRMELQRWGYLRTFLKYGWAIVSFRGRVHYHDQIRHAAPQVDVG
- the pstA gene encoding phosphate ABC transporter permease PstA; the protein is MSVAPADKFRPHRRLRRWLGPAFGAACLLATLTGVIVLTALMAAILAAALSGPPHAPWYDVASNARELASLLRRLLANRPSSNPAIAGYHVGVIGSLWLLGLVAVVGIPVGISAGVFLEEYMPAGRTRRMIQTNIANLAGVPSVVYGILGLSLFVRAFGMKGLALGPSLLAGVLTLSLLILPTIVITTQEALRTVPPSLRQAALALGATRWQVISGHVVPAALPGILTGTILGLSRAIGETAPLLLVGAAGSLLRAPRGPLDRYTALPVEIYNYAKEPDRAFQAVAGGGILILVAILLSMNAVAILIRNRFRRRR
- a CDS encoding PstS family phosphate ABC transporter substrate-binding protein; its protein translation is MRPWPELVRLPILTTLVGCLAGCGSGGGLTSPAPTIVVDGSSTVFRISKAAQEAFASVDPDVTVVVDNHGTGGGFGRYLQGEVDIVDASRDAKPDEKEKAWSQALEWTRFVVGYDGITLAVNAKNDFARSITVDQLKKLWEADSKVVTWKDLDPSWPDRKIVLYSPDNDSGTFEFFVEAILGKGKHPRDGVQQSSDDNILVNGVVGDPDGLGYFGYAYYADNKERLKALAVQAGAEAPPVAPSPETIADKSYKPLSRPLYIFVKNSSTKRPEMASFLSYYLDNVSTLAVTGRYDPPTPEDIEANKAALASLTAKSGDDAAQAVAKPSTP
- the pstC gene encoding phosphate ABC transporter permease subunit PstC, with the protein product MPPDRSSPAEPTTLRETPSPDDPWGGQSRFALFAEVVAPVALGFCGAVTILTTLGILLVLLVQSVEFFLHAKISVADFLLGSVLKPEATPPKFGILPLVWGTFVIALGSSCIALPIGLMSAIYLSEYAPRMVRSILKPTLELLAGVPTIVYGYLALLMVTPLLKALLEPLGLRVEQFNALSACIVVGVMIVPLVSSLSEDVLSAVPQGLREAAYGLGATKFEVSTRIVLPAGLSGVFASFILAISRAVGETMAVVLAAGMIPQIRLNPLTSVETMTTYIVQVVGGEASYGSSKYLSLFAVGLALFGITLTLNILSNMVLRRYREVYQ
- a CDS encoding response regulator, which codes for MPKPKILIVEDERSLVEVLRINLEREGYETTVASDGVEGLRQARLKSPDLIVLDLMLPLKGGLDVCRELKSDAKTKDIPVVMVTARAEESDQLVGFATGADDYVTKPYSMKVLIQRIKKELRRAQAREEAPAAAQVSSQGVMIDRHSHRAFFRDQELTLTPTEFRLLEVLLRQTGRAFTRYELMDAAIGEDAVVLERTIDVHVKSLRKKLGEAGDLIETVRGVGYRFHEPRLVGA
- a CDS encoding carbon storage regulator, whose translation is MERLYIGDDVCITVVRLEGGQVRLGIEAPREVAVVRAELLPERGTRRSRVDGADEESITRPQASARGIDIQRRGRFR
- the pstB gene encoding phosphate ABC transporter ATP-binding protein PstB, with translation MSAPTTSPTPASSAASTPEAVLQTIGLHVWYGPSLALKGVDIAIPRHKITALIGPSGCGKSTLLRCFNRMNDLIADARMEGEIRFDGESITGPKIDAVGLRRRIGMVFQKPNPFPKSIYNNIAWGARINGYRGDMDELVERSLRRAALWDEVKTKIHRSGLELSGGQQQRLCIARTLAVEPEVILMDEPCSALDPISTARVEDLMDDLKDDYTIVIVTHNMAQARRVSDFTACLMPDEDAAAGHRTGILVEFSPTDVLFTNPRDSRTEAYITGRIG
- the arfB gene encoding alternative ribosome rescue aminoacyl-tRNA hydrolase ArfB — translated: MIVVNDRVSLEEAELDFEFIRSSGPGGQNVNKVSTAVRLRFDATNSPSLPEDVRRRLLTLAGRRIGGDGFLTILAQTARTQDANRREAVDRLVELIAKACERPKPRRPSRPTLGSQKRRLESKRKHSETKSRRRDSNSSDD
- a CDS encoding glycosyltransferase family 25 protein — translated: MPILDCFSRAYVINLPQRGDRRKETRAMFERVGLEGWRDRVEFFPAVKPDSPGGFPNIGSRGCFLSHLGILKRVQAEGAGDVLIMEDDLEIADDFVRQGDVIREILRREPWGFAYFGHQLESFEDGAEEPLRPFTGPIRTTHFLAIRGDVVPRVVDCLEAILQRPPGSPDGGPMHVDGAYSWFRNLNPDVLTLVAAPNLGFQRSSASDITTAWFDRIPGLRSAAEAGRWVKRRVRR
- a CDS encoding class I SAM-dependent methyltransferase, which produces MPSGRRAAAGGGANADPVLGNRGDVVTLSARRLFNRLLERRGERLAQRLAPYLPRGGRLLDIGSGTGHNAEALVRVVGGSCLQADVVDFHVGGEEPILFDGRVLPLADGAVDVCLLIHVLSYTDDPSAILREAARVANRRVIVVQTTYRGAFGRALLRGRGWIQGPAAFRLCRAIGLVPAVKNSMESRRVFTRSEVRAIAEEAGLRVDRLESETDAAMWISRDLLILSTGSRFQ
- the trxB gene encoding thioredoxin-disulfide reductase, producing the protein MSAAAHSAVIIIGSGSAGLTAAIYAARANLAPLVFEGKEPGGQLTLTTSVDNFPGFPEGVEGPELMELMRKQAQRFGADTRWETVFEADLSKRPFTVKTTDDPSGDPTSGDIRTYTADALIIATGASARWLGVEGPYRGNGVTTCATCDGALYKGKEIAVVGGGDSAVEEATFLTRFATKVTLIHRRDELRASKIMQDRLKNFPKIHYAYNAEVERILGDESGSFPELQGVRLKSTKDGSHNDLKIAGLFLAIGHDPNSKIFRGQIATTPEGYILTRTALAWKDAEAPAGLMDKLPNYGTATSVEGVFACGDVVDTHYRQAITAAGSGCAAAMDCEKWLETQHH